Proteins encoded by one window of Haliotis asinina isolate JCU_RB_2024 chromosome 6, JCU_Hal_asi_v2, whole genome shotgun sequence:
- the LOC137287733 gene encoding histamine H2 receptor-like yields the protein MPTEMNEQLGMNQTENVTDVSKADTFILGVIYLLVSVCVVISNGVTVLVIVLSKQLHMPTLWLITFRAGCDFCFGAYYLGFVVPSAFLNRFAYTDRLIGVASSISTLLTGQIIFNIALAVIDRYIAISRPLTYTRLVTTKVFFLAIGTTVLLSVGRFGMIAFPDMDFYYNADLCVCVVDFDTTLTVVASVGVPLLTLVIIVITSCMIAVELKRGMRRVHPVGTDDQENFAKFPLIVTLAACVFCLSYVPFIVGVTWNLVMSKEQIPTTLVKISALFLLSNSLWNVIIYTGTYRPFRAALLRLFCRSYLRRQRQAEIQRDASIRKRNERETY from the coding sequence ATGCCAACAGAGATGAATGAACAGTTAGGGATGAATCAGACTGAAAACGTAACTGATGTCTCGAAAGCAGATACCTTCATTCTTGGAGTCATCTACCTTCTGGTATCGGTGTGCGTGGTGATAAGCAATGGTGTCACTGTTCTGGTAATCGTCTTGTCCAAACAGCTACACATGCCAACGCTGTGGCTCATAACATTCAGAGCTGGATGTGACTTTTGCTTTGGGGCCTACTATTTAGGATTTGTGGTACCATCGGCCTTCCTTAACCGCTTCGCATACACCGATAGACTAATAGGCGTTGCATCGAGTATATCTACTTTGTTGACAGGCCAGATAATATTCAACATAGCTCTGGCAGTCATAGATCGCTATATAGCAATATCAAGACCATTAACCTATACCCGACTAGTCACTACAAAGGTCTTCTTTCTTGCCATTGGTACCACCGTGTTGCTCAGTGTGGGAAGGTTTGGCATGATAGCGTTTCCTGATATGGACTTTTATTATAACGCtgatctatgtgtgtgtgtggtcgaTTTTGACACTACGTTGACTGTGGTGGCATCCGTGGGCGTGCCGCTTCTAACactcgtcatcatcgtcataaCGTCATGTATGATCGCTGTAGAACTTAAGCGAGGTATGCGACGTGTCCACCCGGTAGGCACCGACGACCAAGAAAACTTCGCCAAATTTCCGTTGATAGTGACGTTGGCTGCTTGTGTCTTCTGTCTCTCCTACGTCCCCTTCATCGTTGGCGTGACATGGAATCTAGTGATGTCCAAAGAACAAATCCCAACGACTCTTGTAAAGATATCAGCGTTGTTCCTTTTGTCCAACAGTTTATGGAATGTCATTATATACACTGGAACCTACAGACCCTTCAGAGCAGCTCTCTTGCGCTTGTTCTGCAGATCATATTTGCGGCGACAGAGACAGGCTGAGATTCAAAGAGATGCGAGTATTCGGAAGAGGAATGAAAGAGAGACGTATTAA